gaatttagtttgtgagtgtggcgtgtttgtaggtgtcattttgatgtgatcagtggtgtatgtgtgtgtgtgttatgcgatgtttttggtttagtttgtgtGCATGGCGTGTTTATAGGAAGCGTATTGTTGGGGTCggtggttctctctggtggtgtgtttatgggtagcATGTTATGTAGCGTATGGGGTTCATTTGCGTGGTAGCATTGCACGTGTGTGGTATCGGTAATGACTGTGCTTTCAGCGCAATAGTTTTCAGTGAGTTaatgattttggttttgttatgtcaacattaTTGTAGTTTTTTTTCTATTCGTCATGCGTGAAGTTTGGTAAATTGCTTTATTTAtgcctttggtaggtatggatacaactgacaaggtcaacagtttacagttgCTGgcgatgatgggggacagtgcattgtctctaataaaatttcttcaactattcggatttttggatggagtcgtgaagtgttcagtgtgtcGTGAAGAAAAGAGGCTCActaaagttccggcgtctcggaTCAGGTGTGGCTATATCTGGAGATGTCGTAagaataacaggtcaagggaagtgttcgattccaattttgattttctagggttttttttttttaatggtagtaTTAAGTGTGGTGGTAGTGAAAGTTTTGAGATTTATAGTGTGGTATCGGTAGTTGCTGTTGATCTATAAAGGTCAAGAGAAATGTTCAATTCCAATTTTATTGGTTTGTTGCGCTTTTTGAGGTACTGATGATTGTGGACGTGGCTGTAGTTTTGGGTTTTATGACTTGGTACCGGTAGTTTCTGTTGACCTATGtaagtcaagggaagtgttcgattccagtgGCTATTGTTTTTAGCTGATTTTGGGAAGGTTGTCGTCATTTTATTTTAtcgtttttgtcatttggtttATTGGCAtgtgtttatttttagtttgtccccacctaaaaacccccaatttcccccacttgtcccgttagtttcattatattttttggATGAATATGCATTTGATAGTTTTTcgatttatttttgtgtttgttgtcatgttAACATAATGATGTCGTAGTCGCGATATGGGAGTAGTTGTGAATGGTCATTTCTGCCATATTGGTGACATAtttggtcaaagcagacaggtggaattcgACGTTTCCGTTAACTCGTTGTGCTTAACAACATCACTCCATCTTACATAAGAAGATAGCAAGCTATCATTCAGTCATGGAAAAAATTGAGAAGCAGCACAATAAAAGGCAGCAAGGCTCTGTAATTGGGCTGAAATCTTGTCAACCACACTGGATAACTGCTATGAGCCGAAATTTCCTTACTTCATGCCtatggttgcaattttttttttgtcatcagactacaggTTTCGGTCTATGATGACAATCTTCagatctgtacacacacacacacacacacacacacacacacacacacacacacacacacacacacttattcccATTTCCCAATATCTATTTTGTCAAACACTACACTCCTCTTACTGCAAAGAAGATGGCAATCATTTTCTTCTTTATAAATCACTGTATCTGAAACCTCATCTTCAAGTCCTCACAAGTTTTGTGCACCCTGTTTGGATATCTGTAGTAATAAAGGCCTATCTCATCTAATGTCATGAAGGAGGCATGCAAACTTGTTGAAAAATATACAAAGTCTGCAAACTACTGAATAGTTCATTGAATAAAAGTCACTGAATGCAACTTTATTAACCCATTACATGTTTTAGTGTTTGCCATAATCAGATATCCTGGGACTGTAAACAACCAGTAGACATGGTAGTTGCATGTACCAGAGGACATAACAACTATATGTTGTAAATGTAAGAGACATGAACAGACTCTGGCCATGCCTATTACCTTACCTTACAGTCCTACCAGGATATCTGATGGCGGCAAACATCGAAACATGTAATACTAGATTaataaagtcattttacattcagtcAACAACACTTGCCTCAGCGACCTAATCAGCAATTTGCAGACTACATACAAATTTATGACTgcttctcctgtgtattagaaatgCTGAAAAACGCCACAAGAAATATAAACCTCAGGCTTCCAAATCAGTGGCAGAATAATGTTTTTACGTCTAcgcctatactctgcaaatcaccgtgagggcaatcgcagagggtatgtctaattgtaccagttattgggttttcttcccattccattcacatatggagtgcgggAAGGATGGGTGATTGAATGCTTCTGTGTGTGCAGAGATTGTTCtactcttatcctcatgatccctatgtgagcaacacatccctagagtcatcatttaaagccggttcttgaaacttcgttaatacACTTTCTTGGGGTAGTTTATCCCTATTTTCAAGAGTTTTCCAATTCAGTtcgttcagtatttctgtgacacactcccacagattaaacaaacttgtgaccactcTTACTACCCTGCTCTGTATGCGTTCAAAATCCCCCGTTAGTCCTATattgtatgggtcccacacattttAGCAAACGAATAACGGGTGATTTGTACGTAATCTCTTTTGTAGGCTGATTGAACTTCCTCGATATTCTACCAATAAAGAAAGCCTACCACCTGTATCACCCACAACTGAACCTTTCTGATCactccacttcatatccctacaaagtgttacacccaggtatttgtatgagttcccCGATTCCCTCGCTCTCTCTTGCCATTCCACTCCCTGTGTAAAACTGCTCAGTGTTCATGAATTAATATGACTATCTGTAATCAGCATTCCATATACTCAAACCGTGAAATCAAAAATTTAATCACAATAGTTGTATCTACATACTATTTCCGGTAAACTGCACAGAAACTTGTTCGTGTTCGGCAAAGGCATTATTGGTAATTTACCACAATCCGCTAAGTGTATATATTTACCTATACGGGTTTGAGTCGACAACTTCTGCTGACATCTGTCCAATTTTTTGTCTTACTGTGTCTCCAGAATTTCTCTGTTTCTCCTTCTGGAGTTCCTCTTCTAATTCTTTTATGCGAATTTTCAGTTTCTCCACACTACACGAATCCATTATTTAACAATTCAAAACGTATCTTGCAACAGCTGTCAACTTGTTTATCCACACGTGCCACCTGTCACCTTGTACTTCTACCGTAACCGTATTATTCTCTCTGGCTGAAACGATCGAATCATAAAGATCTCTGACGCTATAAACATTGGAATATGTTGGTTTGTGATCTTTGAGTTAAAACTTTGTTAAAAGAGTATAATGAACTTTTATTGTAGTTGACAGTGCTAATTGTTTCAAGTTTACAAGATTTCGTTTTGTTCCACGTGGAAGTAATGTCAGGTTTGCTGCGAAGAGAATTCAGACGCTTACCATGTCTTTATGAGAGTGGAAAGTGTGAAATGAAACGCCATTTAAATAGTAATACGGCAAGTGTATGTAAGATACACCGACAGGTATATCCGCGGACCTATCCTGTTCTTGTTGTTTTGCCCGATGGTGCCACTATAAACATCAGATATCATGAACCAAGGAAAATCATAAAGGTATCATTCTTGTGATTCACTAATTGCGA
The Schistocerca gregaria isolate iqSchGreg1 chromosome 1, iqSchGreg1.2, whole genome shotgun sequence genome window above contains:
- the LOC126353249 gene encoding 39S ribosomal protein L55, mitochondrial, whose translation is MSGLLRREFRRLPCLYESGKCEMKRHLNSNTASVCKIHRQVYPRTYPVLVVLPDGATINIRYHEPRKIIKLPLDLSILSDEERKLRLEKRKPKSKVKIEDDYEDDFDVNKYLKYIRKTNSNA